One Vanessa atalanta chromosome 20, ilVanAtal1.2, whole genome shotgun sequence genomic window carries:
- the LOC125071694 gene encoding short-chain specific acyl-CoA dehydrogenase, mitochondrial, whose protein sequence is MLTILSRTAFCYVPSTLRSSRCIASLSALPETYQMLYKTCRDFAEQELKPNAAKYDRDHLYPKEAIKKMGELGLMAIATSEDLGGSGLDYLAYAIALEEISRGCASAGVIMSVNNSLYLGPLNHWGTDKQKQEFVTPFCTGDIVGCFALSEPGNGSDAGAASTTAKTKGDSWILNGTKCWITNGYESKASVVFATTDKSLKHKGISAFIVPKPINGLELGKKEDKLGIRGSSTCSLMFEDCEIPKENILGEPGFGFKIAMMTLDAGRIGIASQALGIAQASLDVAVEYASKRMAFGKPIMKLQAIQNKLADMALQLESARLLTWRAAWLKDNKKPYTKEAAMAKLAASEAATFLSHQCIQILGGMGYVSDMPAERHYRDARITEIYEGTSEIQRLVIAGQLIKEYGV, encoded by the exons atgttaactatTTTATCAAGAACTGCTTTTTGTTATG taCCATCAACATTACGCAGTTCCCGATGCATTGCTTCCCTATCGGCTCTACCAGAAACATACCAGATGTTATATAAAACCTGTCGAGATTTCGCCGAGCAAGAGCTCAAGCCAAACGCTGCAAAATATGATCGAGACCATTTGTATCCTAAAGaagctattaaaaaaatgggTGAACTTGGCCTTATGGCGATAGCTACATCTGAAGATCTGGGAGGATCTGGATTAGATTACTTGGCATATGCTATAGCATTAGAGGAAATATCCAGAGGATGTGCTTCAGCTGGTGTTATAATGTCAGTGAATAACTCATTATACCTGGGTCCCTTGAACCACTGGGGCACTGACAAGCAGAAACAAGAGTTTGTCACGCCTTTCTGCACTG GTGACATAGTAGGATGTTTTGCACTATCTGAGCCTGGAAATGGTTCAGATGCAGGTGCTGCATCCACAACGGCTAAAACTAAAGGAGATAGTTGGATTCTTAATGGCACCAAATGTTGGATAACAAATGGTTATGAAAGTAAAGCTTCTGTTGTTTTTGCTACAACTGACAAGAGCCTTAAACATAAAGGTATATCTGCATTTATTGTGCCAAAACCTATAAATGGACTTGAATTAGGAAAAAAAGAAGACAAGCTTGGTATACGGGGTTCATCAACCTGTTCCCTCATGTTTGAAGACTGTGAGATTCCCAAGGAGAATATTTTGGGTGAGCCTGGTTTTGGTTTCAAAATTGCAATGATGACATTAGATGCAGGTAGAATTGGTATTGCATCGCAAGCTTTAGGCATTGCACAg GCATCTCTGGATGTGGCTGTAGAATATGCCTCAAAGAGAATGGCATTTGGCAAACCAATTATGAAGTTGCAGGCAATACAGAACAAATTGGCTGATATGGCATTGCAGCTAGAGTCTGCCAGGCTACTAACTTGGCGTGCAGCTTGGTTAAAAGATAACAAAAAGCCATACACAAAAGAGGCAGCTATGGCAAAACTTGCAGCATCTGAGGCAGCTACATTTCTATCACATCAGTGTATACAA atCCTAGGAGGCATGGGCTATGTGTCAGACATGCCTGCTGAACGACACTATAGAGATGCAAGAATTACTGAGATATATGAAGGTACATCAGAAATTCAGAGACTTGTTATTGCAGGACAACTGATTAAGGAGTATGgtgtatag